aatgccttgaggctcaatctaaaataccaaattccaaaaagacTAAGCGTTACTTGCTAAGGCTTACGCATTTttacaaaaggcatgccttttgtgcctttttagttgaggcttacacattttgggTCTGTGGTTCTCgagttagaattggttagaaaattttaactacatgtttatataaaagCAATGTCGTAATATGAGTTGgctttccaaaataactgagagttgtattttagatcatgaaatagtttgaactttataGTAGCATAGCTATCTCATCATGATTTAAGTCATGTactcaagttagcaatttttgaatggccaacaagtagtctGCAGAGTATACTGTatatctaatttttcttttttagattaaatttgtggttttttttttctttatttttacaatacatatatttatttacattttttttatcttaaaaacaaattctcaaaaggcttacgccccaacgccttaaggcttacgccccaacgccttaaggcttatgcctcgcctcttaagggttaaaacgcctcgccttacgccttcgccttttaaaacattgaactCAACTAGGTTCTCAATTTCAATAATGCCAACTCTCCACAAATTACGTGCTAAAGCATTTATGTAGGCTTAAACCCTAAATGTAAACatggaaataaataaagagatacaAAAGTAAACCCTCACTATGTTCGGTACGTAGGAATGGAATGGGATAAGAATGGAATGGATTGAAGAATGGAATGGAATGGGGAGTGGAATGGAATGACCATTCACATTCCACTGTTTTGTGATAAACATAGAATCACACTGGAATGTAATGGACATTCCCATTCTTCATTCCATTCACATGTTTGGTATAAGTTATTAATAATGAAATGGAATACtcaatcaatttttaaaaatatagtaaaatgcacaaatctaataatttttttttaaagaaattaacTCTTTTAAAGATGATTTTTAactacataaaaaaaataaataaataaagcaatcATTTATAATGCATGTGtagaattttaaagaaaaaattagaCGAAGTaactcccaaaattttttttaataaaattattcaCTAACGGCTCGTATGGTTTTTCTGAATAATTGTTCATTGAGATAAGATGTAATATGGTGTCAAATTATAGAATTAAGGGAATAGTTATTCTTTATATATTGcttattatttcattcaatatgTTATAAGAAAGGAATAGATATTTCCAAgatgaaatttgaaaatatttatttcttatctattctttattatgaactcataaaagatccatattattatttattttatagtaataatttagttttttacataattaattaTGACTAACTTATTTTGGTTAATCTTTCTTAAGAATAAACTTTTCATGAATTAAGCTTAACTTAAAGAGTTAAAGGTATTATTATTTTACTTGAAAGTGTTAAAAATTAGAATCTTATGATGCATTTAATTAGTGGCTAATGTTTGCAGGATTAATTTAGACTTTGTAATGAACTGTATTGTATTGGATATGATTGTTATCTTGTTTTTTGTTTGGTTAACAAATATAAGATAGCTAACTAACCAAAATACCCATTTATTTTGGACACATCTCTATctgtaaaagaaaaaaataaaacactaaataaattcaaaaaaaaaaatttgattcttAAATAATTAACTCACAAAATTCTGTAATTTACACAAAGCTGTGTAATTTTCCAcaaaaattcttaaataaataactCATACTAAAATTCTGTAATTTTCAATGAAGTTCAAAATACCCATTCCTTTTGAAGCTTAATAGTGACGTCCAAGAGCAGATTTGGGCAGACCTTTAATTAGGGCATCCATGGATATTGTCTTCTTCCACTTCGAACGACCCCTTTCATATGCCCTTCAGCGAAAGCCTCATCCACCACCTCAGCTTCTTTGGCCTTGTCCTCCTCAGCATCAGTTCGTCCATGGTCGCTGGAATCTTTGTCGTCATTGGCATTGTCActcatggaaaaaaaaaacaaagtgaagggacagagaagaagaagaagagacgAAGGGAGAAGGGACACCACTATACATTCTTCCTGAAGATTCACAAATTCACAAATTCCAACCcaaaatcccatattcaattttataaaaaagggaaatggaaaggAGAAGGGATGGTGGGAGGTTGCCAGAGGGATGGGAGAAGGtgcagaaagagagagagagagagagagagcagctgCAGGGAGAGTTGGGGATGAGAGAAGATGGGGGAGTATTGGGGAGAGTTGGTGAGGGGGTTGGGGGATTCCTACTTTTGGTTAGAATCAATATTCCTCCATCTTCCTATTGGAATCCCTATTCTCACTTTTAGTGGGAATGAGCATTCCAAGAGAATGAATATTCCTACTTTGAAAATATAATCAAACATGGGAATGGAATAAAATGTTGGAATGATCATTCCATTCCATCGTACGAAACATAGCGTTAGAGGAATAAAAATTACCAAATAAACccaaatatttgaaataaataaaattaataatcaaataaaaataaatctcaaatCTTCTTTCTTCCCATATCATTCAACTTTTTGGTGAAAACTCAACTTTTGACATGAAGGATGAATATCCACCAAAAGAACACACAAGAGAAGGTCGCTTACGACGGTGGATCTGGGGTTCAAGCCTTGCCGCTTGCAGCACACATCCGGATTTACCTCCTACGTGTGTTGGCTGTGGGCACGGCTGACATAGACGTGGGATTAATCTGGTACGTAAGCCCAGGAAACCTGGTGtatccaaataaaaaaaaaaaaagaaaaaaaaaaagagagagaaggcTAGAACAATTTGATGATCAATGTTGACGAGCTAAACATGTGTTGAACAAACCCTCTTATTGGCAAAACACAGATGAGAAATTCCAGTGAGAAAATAGTCATTCAGAATTTCAACTACATCCATACCATGCATCACTCGAGATTAACTACATGAAGAAAGTGCAGAACTGAAGGGTGGTAGAATCACTTTTGAAGTACACTGGCCAGCCTTCTTGCTTATTTTATGTCTTTGTTTAGTATTCTACCTTCAGTTGCTATGAAGTTGGATAGGATTCAAAGATGTTTTTTATGGAGAGGAAGCAACATTTAGTGGAGTGGAACAAGGTGTGTCCCCCAGTTAGATTAGGGGACCTGGACCTTAGCAAGCTGCAAGTGTTCAACAAGGTCCTTCTTGGCAAGTGGTGTTGGAGGCATGCCATTAAGGGTGATGTTTTTTGGAGGTTAGTTATCAGCAACTGGGATGAGTAGGCAAGGACGACTGTTTTACAAAAGATGTGTCCTTTATGGGTTTGGTTTGTGTGAAGGAATCATGAAAAAGTGAACTTTCCTAAGTTCACTAGGTTTTTGGTGATGGCAATGGGAAAATTTGATTTTTGCTGAATGTTTGCAGTGGAGATATGGTATTGAAGGATTCTTCCTCCCTTTATTTTGTTTGGTGAGCAACAGAAATGCAAAAGTTGATGATGTTGGGGAAAATGAGGGGATATGCAACTTGTTTTTTAGTTGAGAGAAGTTCAGGATTGGGAGCTGATGAAGTTGAGTTCTTACAGCTGTATAGGATAAGCTATTTTGGAGGATTCTTCTAGGTGGATGGATGGCAAAAGCTTGAAAATATCAGTGAAGGATTTATAAACAGATGGACCTTTGTTCTGAAAATCCTCCCTAGAAGGCTTTTGAAGAGATAAAGCTCCTGTGAAGTTTTCCTCTTTGCTTTGGAACCTTCAACAGAGGCTTTTCTTGTTTGAGATACCTTTAAGTAAAAGAGGGATGATCCTGGCAGATAGATATCATATATGCGAGTAGGAAGGGGAAAGTGCTGATCACTCCTGCTTCATTGTCCTTTGCCTTGAGATATTTCAAGTATTGTGTGGCAGTGGTTTAAGTTTGTGTGTCATGTCCAACATTTCTTCTTTGCGTATCTTTTGGAAATTCAAAGGTTGTTGTAATAGTAATAGAAGGGCGTGGGAGTTAGTAATCCATTGTATGTTTTGGTGCAGGTGGAAGGGAATAATTTGGAGAGCTTTTGAGGGGAAAGAATGGGGTATACGCAGAGGATTCAGGGCACCATTTTGCATACGAGGAAAATTTTGAACCAGACATATACACTTGgtcatatatatttatagataaattaaagaatgaacatattcgtggtaagttaggtggaGCACCTATAgaatagaagataagataagggaaggacgacttagatggtatggacacttgcaatgtaggccacatagtgcactaatgaggaaaagtgagttagttactgtggggggcagtagaaggggtaggggtagacttaaaataacttggaggagatagtgagtaaggatttaatatccttgaatctgtcaaaagaaatggtccacgatcgcataaattggcggaaaatgattcatatagccgaccccacctagtgggactttgttgttgttgtttatattttgaatttctttGTGTTTGGTTCCTTGTGCCCTTTAATGCAACTctttacttattattattttttttaaaatctattgCGTGATGTttccaaaaaatgttttaaaagatGAAGGTGTAGTGCAAGACATTTTATAAGCCTTGTAAGGTGAGGCATAAGGCCCAAGGTACTCGGGCATTAgccttttgattttttttttttttaatattataaataaatacagtacatatgtatttaaaaataataaaaattattaaagttacaaataaaattagaaaaatatttgtggCTACTTTTTGGCCAGTCTAACCATATAAACTTAAAATGGTTCAAGTAAACCATGCTATGAGATAATcctaatatttcaaaaatttaatagTGTTTATGATCCAAGATGTAACTTTATTGTTTTGAAGTGGTTTAGGTTAAGAGTTCTTGGGATTCACTTTGATGAGAGTGCTCCTTAGTCCTCCTTACATGCATATAATTAGTGTTTGTTTGGTATCGTTTgtgttttctattttctgtttttgtttttctgAAGTGAAAAGAAATGGATTGTGAAAACATGTGTGTTTAtgttgccatttttttttttttttttggtttctattATTGGTTTTCAACTATATTCGAAAAGGAAGCGAAAATTAGATTTATATGGTTTTCAGTTATTTTGGCAACTTGTCAGAATActttaatatccaaaattaacttttgtggattaaatcctcattttatacataattttttatttaaaataaaaatataatagctatatgaatttgaaatataagtAAAATGAaatcttaataaaaaataataataaaaccattaagaaaatatttttactattttccaaCTACCATGTACAATAAAATTGTTCGAACTGTTGTACTTCTCCTTGTGAGGGATAACCATTTATCTTGTTCTTTAAATACTGTTTCTGTAATAATTTTTGTTGATGAGACATTTATTTTTGGGTAATTGTGCTTTGTATTATATTATACATGACTCCTTagtgataaaataaattttacaaatttCAGCCATGTGAATAACATTTTATCaacttttatttaaaattgtattgCATGGCTATGAATCTGATCAATTTAACTTTGCTGCTAATTGTTTTTGTCTTAGCTATCTTTGCTGCTCCTTGTTTTTGTCTTAGCTCTTCATTGCATTTCTCTGGTGCATAGGATGCTCATCATTCCATTATTGATGATTGTGAAATCATAGTTGATTACAACAGACAGCAGTTGATGCCTGGGTGGATTCCAAGAAGGTTAGGTTAGTTAGAGACTCTCAATTAAAACATCATTTGCTTCTATAAATTAGCTTGAGGTAATCTTTCTTCAACAGGAGGCGGCCTTGGTGGTAAGAAGGAATCAGGACAGCTTCGTTTTGGAGGACGAGAAAGGCCATTTCGAGCTCCTCTGTATGTACCCTTACTCCAGTTTATATGATGCCCTTAATGTATTACATTAAACTTACAGTTGTTTTGCTTTGCCCAATGATCTTTCTTAAATTGTTCTCTTGAACCCTTCCCTCCTTTTAGTTTAGATCCTTGCATTTGAATTGTAATATTGTTTTGTATACTCAAGCAATTATAGTCTCATAAAATAACTTTTTCTCTTGTTTTTGAATATGGAAATTTATCAACAAACCTTAGTAGCTAAACTCTATCGTTTGCAAAAATCAAAAGAACTAAGGGCATGGAGAAAGTTCAATTATTGAAACTAGAGGGTTAACTGTGCAGTTGGCCTGGGTGAACAgaatattatattttctttcatatAATTTCTTGGACATTCAATTTTTCTACTGAACTGCTGTTTTATATTTACATGAAATGGCACCAACCTGGTCATCATGGTGCATGGCACCTACAGTTTTATGTGGCCTTTGACATGTCATTTCTCTCCCCTGGGCAGGACCCTGAGGATAGTCAATAGTGCTGTGATGCTTAGGAGATTATTGACCATAAGGGATCATCTTAAGAGAACTATCTGGATGGGGCACAAAAAAAGTGGGTGCGATTATAGTAGCACTAATGCACCGGATCCCATCAGAACTCCGCAGTTAAAAATACTTGGGCGAGAGTAATACTAGGATAGGTGACCTCTTGGGAAATCTTTGTGTTGCACCccttattaaaaaaagaaaaaaaagaaaaagaaaaaaaaagagaactaTCTGGACTGATAGTATGACTTTAGGAAGTGGGCTGAATTTCTCTGTTTTAGGTTccataagatttttttttttttttgtgagacaTCCTCTCTATATCTCTTGCTACACTGCTTGAATTTCAGTAATATTTCACAGATGAGCTAAGTTGCCGTATACCCTGTCCCATTCAAATTAACTGGTTTTTGGGTTCTATAATTGGGATGTGGCAGCTTTTAGGGGTAGAAATGATATTGCAGattccttcttcttttccttcatATCCTCAGCGCCTGAGGGAGCTGTAAGTTTCAACTGTTGGATGTATACTCAGCTCCTGACTGTTCATGGTTTTGTTCTTTGCAATCTTTGTGTCACATGTGATCCTCTTGCACAcctgcacatgcacatgcacatgcacatgcacatgcacatgctcatgctcatgctcatgctcaTGCAACTACTGAGCCAGTTTTCCTCATGGATGGTGTTAATTTCTAAATTACCCTTGATATTTTTATTGGTTCAGAAAATTTGAACTTTTGATGACACTTTCTCAGAAACCTGCTACCTTTAAAATGCTAAATGCTGTGAGGCAACCAAGGAAGATTGGTGAAGAGGGAGGGATAACAATGTGAAAGTCTCTTGGCATGCCCCTGCAGCAGAGacatctaattttttttaaacatatgtatttattcttttgtttttgtttttgttttattttttgggaaaacatAACAGGCGGCCAGTTCCATATGATGATATGAAAAGACTTGGAATCCCACCTCCTCCTGAAGGGAGATACATGCAACGCTTTCAGGTATCGTTTCCCCATTAAAATTCCAGAGAAATTTCACAAACTTTACAttgcgtttgggagcatggagTTTGGCTTGATCTTGGAATTGGCAAGTTTGAACAAAATGCAATCCGAAATTGTATTTTGTCAAAATCCGTGCTATTCGAAATCCAAGAATTGAATTCATAGGGTTAGTTTCATTGTAATCTTGCTCTTTGTTCTGTTACCTAAATTTGTTAGTAGGGCTTTGCAAACTTTTCTTTATCCCTTTTTTATTGTCTCTTTAATCAATAAACATCTTGCCTTTCCAATTTCAAAATTATTCTTTAGTGCTAattgttgttattattagtaGAACAGGGTGCCAATTAATTTATGGCCCTTGAATTGTTACTCTGCACTTTGATCTAAGTTTGCTTTTGAAGTCGGGCTCTTTGATTGTGAAGAACAGAACAGAGCTAATATTCATGCATCCTATGTGCAGAGTGGCAAATGATTTCCTCTTTAATTTATGCAGGTTCCTTCTCCcccaagaagaaaagagaattacGAGGACAAGGAAGAACGCTCATACAAGCGCCATAAACATTGTATACACTCCCACCGACACGAGAGGAGAGGGAGGAGATCAACTAGTCAGGATCACTCTGATGTTAGTGGTGGTAATAGATAAGCCGCTATCAGTAAGTGTAAGAGCGCTGTTTTTTAATTGTTATATCGTTTTTTCtcttgtttttggttttttggtttttgtcTTGGCTGGGGTTTATTGGATGAGTGCAAATTTGTATGTACTTGCATGCTGAGATAGCCATGGTTTGTGCCCTCTTAATCTTTTATTATATAGGTGTTAACTGTCTGCAAATGCTTTCTTTGTTTTTTCATTTGGTCCATGCGCCTCAAATTTGTTGAGTTGTTGtccaataatattttttatagtaATATTTCAAATATAATAGACTGCCATTTATTTTTTGGAACTAATGCACTTTGAAATCTCATGGatcattcacattttttttagaCAAATTTGAGGGATCATCCCTCGAGTTTTGCATGCCAAACCTTGAATCCCTAGAAAATAAGATTGGTCAACTGTTCTAGACTGATTGACTTACCCGGTCACTTGGATCATTTGGTTGTTTTAACTCGCTATTTCAAGTAGGGGTCCAAAACAGATATATGGAACGCAATAAATATTACTCACAGAACCTATAGACAATCTGCAGAGCTGCTGTACAAAAGGGAAACTTGACACGAGGGGACTAACAAATTCAATTCTCATTGCTAGGGCTTACAGCTGCACTTGTGGATGCATCGGCTCCTGCAATAGCAAGATTGTCAATTTCGAAAGGGTTTTGCACTGCCAATTGTTCTTGCACAACCTCGTCACGGTTTCTAGAAATGTTTATTATTGGTGTTGTGGGTAATTCTGTTTGGAAATTACTTGGGACATAACTAGGAAGCCCCTCAATCTTGCATTTGGTAGAATGAAATTGGGATCATGAATTTGGATTTTtatagatttgaataaaatttgatACAACTGTGTattgattttcttttgaattgatacaaatttaaatttaagaatcaaaatctATGCTCTGTGAATTTAATCGAACATGgtagaaaaaacaaaaacattaaattgtaAGGAACCACAGTTAAAAAGAAGTCCATGTATATGAAGGAGGTCATTGCAATGACATTTAAAACACTTGTGTAGATTGGGGTGTTGGACTTTCGGTTTAATGTCTTCGGGAAAAGGCATcttgtatttcattttttgttttgttttgctgTTTTGCCAAATCAAGCCTATAAATGATGGTCAATATGTCATATAACTATCTTTtgtaaaaataagtaaaaaagaATTTATGCGTTTAATTTTCGAATGCATTAGGTGTAATAAAAAATTACTCCTGAGAAGTTATTGATAAATTCTAATTTCTTGAGAAATTCTACCTTTTAGTTGTTGAAATCCAATTTGAACACAAAATGACCATAAAAAACTTCCCTCCGTATAATTGAATTGACAATAGGAGCATTTTTAGGTGATTAAAAAAATGGAAGCAAATCATTAATCAAGCACAAACATAAACAAGTTGATATTCAAATTGACCATGACTAAATATGACCTTGACACGAGATTTAAGTGACTTTCACTATCAACATTTTGGTGACC
This genomic stretch from Malania oleifera isolate guangnan ecotype guangnan chromosome 3, ASM2987363v1, whole genome shotgun sequence harbors:
- the LOC131150541 gene encoding U11/U12 small nuclear ribonucleoprotein 35 kDa protein, producing MSRGNINSVFYADAYHPIQAGSIDGTDTLPHDNAVYRALLCSSAGLYDPFGDPKFIGDPYRTVFVGRLSRLTTEDTLRKAMKKYGRVKNLRLVRDIVTGASCGYAFVEFETEREMRHAYEDAHHSIIDDCEIIVDYNRQQLMPGWIPRRLGGGLGGKKESGQLRFGGRERPFRAPLRPVPYDDMKRLGIPPPPEGRYMQRFQVPSPPRRKENYEDKEERSYKRHKHCIHSHRHERRGRRSTSQDHSDVSGGNR